AGCAACGGCCTCAAAGCCAAAATGAATCTGGTACAGACAGGTAAAGACCGGTTACACTGGCACTTACAATAATATGCGCCCGTAGCTCAGTGGATAGTAGCACCGGCCTTCTAAGCCGGGGGTCGCAGGTTCAAGTCCTGCCGGGCGCGCCAGATCTTTAGCGAAATTGCGAATTCCCATCCCGTCTGTCCCCGTCAGAGGACGTCAGAACCCGTCATTTTTCGTGTGGGCACACGTGTGGGCATGGCGGATTTAGGTGATGCGTGTGGGCAACCATGTGGGCAGCAGCTGCGACGAGCCCCGCGCTGCGGGTTCCGGAAATTCTGATCATCCCTTTTCCGGAAATCCTGATCACTCCCGTTCCGGAAAGTCTGACCGTTTGGAGCTGACGTCCTCGGGTTCCACACTCGCCGCACCACGCAGCGAGCCGGTTCCCACACTCGCTGCCTCAAGCAGCGAGGGAAAGGATGATCGACATGCTCAAACGGCACGAGATTCAGGTTCTGCGGCGAGCGGGACACGCCCAAGTCGAGGTGGCCAAGCTCGCCGGCGTGTCTCTCGGAAGCGTCCGTCGCGTCGCGCGTGAGCCTGCGGTGACGCAGATTGATAACACGCAGGAGCGCGCGCGGCGGGACATAGGTCGACCGGCGAAGGCCGAGCCCTTTCGGCACCTAGTCGTCGACTTGCTGACGCGGGAACCCGAATTGCTCTCGGTTGAGATCCTGCGGCGTGCGAAGCTCGCCGGATATACCGGCCGGAAGACGGCGCTGTACGATCTCGTCAGCGCCCTGCGGCCAACCAGGGTCCGTCCACTCGTGCGGTTCGAGGGCCTCCCTGGAGAATTCTCGCAACACGACTTCGGCGAAGTCGATGTCCGCTTTCTCGATGGCGCACGAAAGCGCGTGCACTTTTTTGCCTCGCGGTTGAAGTACTCGCGCTGGGTGGAAGTCGCCATTGTGCCGGACGAGTGCACGGAGACCCTCGTTCGCACGCTGGTGGACCACTTCGTCGCTATCGGCGGGACGCCGCTCTTGGCGGTGTTCGATCGGCCGAAGACGGTCGCCTTGAAATGGGGGAAGGACGGCCAGGTGACGGAGTGGAATCCGATCTTCGCGGGCGTCGCGCTCGATCTCAGCGTGGGGATCGAGGTCTGCTGGCCTTCACGTCCGGAACAAAAAGGGTCGATCGAAAATCTTGTCGGCTGGGTCAAAGGATCATTCTTCAAACAGCGTCGTTTTCTTGATGACGCCGATCTGCTCGCTCAACTCGCAGAATGGCGGACCGAGGTCAACACGCAGCGGCCGTGCCGCGCGACCGGGGTGATTCCGGCGTTGCGGCTGGAGGTGGAGCGTCCGCGGCTCCGCGCGCTCAAGGTCGCCCCCGATCAGCTCGCTCTCCGCGTCCCGATCGTGGTCGGACCCACGGCAGCGGTGATCCATGACGCCCATCCCTATTCGATGCCGCCCGATGCGATCGGGATTCCGGGGACGCTGTTTCTGTATCGCGATCAGGTGCGGATCATCGCGGGACGCTACCAAGCCCTCCATCCGCGGCTCTTCGTACCTGGCGCGAAATCGACGTTGCCCGAGCATCGCGCCCAACACGTGGCAGCCGTCTCGGGGAAGCGTGCCAAGCGCTATCTACAGCGCGAGCACTTGCTGGAGCTCGGGCCTTCAGCGCTTGAGTACTTGACCGAACTTACGCATCGACGTCCCCGCATCTGGATCCGCGATGTCGATCGCCTGCACGCCCTGCTCGCCACGTACGGCGAGGACGCCCTGCGCGCCGCCTTCACCCGCGGGCTCGCCGAGCAGACGATCGGGGCCGAGTACATTGCGCACGAGTTGGCGGCAACCGTGCCGACGCCGGCCGTGATCGAGGGGGATGGTACAGGTCGTCCCGATGCCCGATCGTCGTTTATAGGGCATCCTGGCGGGTCGATGTCGCGCGGCGACCAGCTTCGACTCGCCCTGCCGGCGGCAACCGCGATTGATGTGCCGCGCGGAGGCCGGGTCCAGGCCGCCCCCGGCGCCCCGCGCCGCGGGGGCGGAGCGAAGCGGAGCGCCTGGACGCGGCCGAGCACGGCGCTACCCTTTGATGCCGACGGAGGGCGATGATGGTCTCCGATCAGGAAATGGACGCCTTGCTGAAACGGCTCAACCTGGCCAATACGCGACGCACGTGGCGCGAACTGGCGCGGCGTGCGGAGCAGGAGGACTGGACCTATCAAGACTTCTTCGTGCTGCTCGTGACTGAAGAGATCGCGCACCGACAACAGACGCGACTCGAACGGGTCGTCAGGCGCGC
The window above is part of the bacterium genome. Proteins encoded here:
- the istA gene encoding IS21 family transposase: MLKRHEIQVLRRAGHAQVEVAKLAGVSLGSVRRVAREPAVTQIDNTQERARRDIGRPAKAEPFRHLVVDLLTREPELLSVEILRRAKLAGYTGRKTALYDLVSALRPTRVRPLVRFEGLPGEFSQHDFGEVDVRFLDGARKRVHFFASRLKYSRWVEVAIVPDECTETLVRTLVDHFVAIGGTPLLAVFDRPKTVALKWGKDGQVTEWNPIFAGVALDLSVGIEVCWPSRPEQKGSIENLVGWVKGSFFKQRRFLDDADLLAQLAEWRTEVNTQRPCRATGVIPALRLEVERPRLRALKVAPDQLALRVPIVVGPTAAVIHDAHPYSMPPDAIGIPGTLFLYRDQVRIIAGRYQALHPRLFVPGAKSTLPEHRAQHVAAVSGKRAKRYLQREHLLELGPSALEYLTELTHRRPRIWIRDVDRLHALLATYGEDALRAAFTRGLAEQTIGAEYIAHELAATVPTPAVIEGDGTGRPDARSSFIGHPGGSMSRGDQLRLALPAATAIDVPRGGRVQAAPGAPRRGGGAKRSAWTRPSTALPFDADGGR